The Syntrophales bacterium DNA segment TCATCGAAAATGAGACTTATTGCATAACCACGGCATCCACCGGATCGGCCATAAAGCCGGCCTCCCGGTGATGCCAGGCGTTACAACATGGAAGCCCTTTCAGGTGACGCACTCTGTTCATCACCCCGCCGTCCCCGCCGAACATACGTTGTTCAACCTCGTTCCCTGCAACCGGGAACTGGAGGTGGCCATGACCCAGTTTCTCGATCGTGCGCCGGATGTTGCTTAACTCCTTTTCATGTTATATAAATCCTGAATAAAATTGGTTGCAGGAAAAATATATGATCGGTATTTCAAAATTGTACTGTGGAGCGGTAGAGGCCGCTGATGTCCTTCGCTACGGTAGGGAATCGGGAAAACTTCCCTCTCATCTCCTCCAGTTTTCGGCGGACAAAAAACCCGTGGTTGTTTGGAACACGACCAGACGGTGCAATCTGAAGTGCATCCATTGTTACTCCAGTTCACAGAATATTCATTATGCCGATGAATTAACAACAGATGAGGGGAAAAAGTTAATTACCGATTTGGCTGCCTTCGGCTGCCCGGTGATCCTCTTTTCCGGTGGCGAACCCCTGATGCGGGAAGATCTTCCTGAATTGGCCCGGTTTGCCGTGGATCAGGGGATGCGGGCCGTGATCTCCACCAACGGCACCTTGATTACTAAGGAAAAAGCGGAAGTATTCAGAGAGATCGGTCTGTCCTATGTCGGGGTCAGCCTCGATGGCGTCAAAGAGACCCATGACCGGTTCCGGGGGGTCAAGGGGGCCTTTGACACGACGATGAAGGGGATTAGTATCTGCCGGGATGCGGGGATCAAGGTAGGCATCCGCTTTACGATGAACAAGAAAAATGCAGGAGATATTCCGGCTATTTTTGATCTCCTTGAAAAGGAAGACATCCCGCGGGTATGTTTCTATCATTTCGTCTATGCGGGCCGCGGATCGAAGCTGATGGAGGAAGACCTGTCCCACGAAGAAACACGGGCAGCCCTAGACCTCATCATGGACAGGACCCGTGACCTTTTTATCCGGTCAACACCACGGGAGGTCCTGACCGTGGACAACCATGCCGACGGACCTTATCTCTATCTGCGCCTCCTGAGGGAGGACCCCCGCAGAGCGGCGGAGGTCATGGAACTCTTGCTGATGAATGGGGGAAACAGTTCCGGCCACGGTATCGGTTGTGTGAGCTGGGATGGTGAGGTCCATGCGGATCAGTTCTGGAGAGGCTTATCCTTTGGTAATGTAAGGCAGCGTCCCTTTGGCGAGATCTGGATGGATACCTCAAATGAACTGATGGCGAAGCTGAAAGATAAAAAACATCATCTGAAGGGAAGATGCGCCACCTGCCGCTGGCTCGCAATCTGTGGGGGTAATTTTCGGGCCAGGGCAGAAGCGGCTACCGGTGATATATGGGCCCCCGATCCTGCTTGTTATCTTACCGATGATGAGATTAAAGTTTAAGGAGGAGACGATGTATTTCCCGAGTTATCGGCCAAGGCGATTGAGAAAGAATGAAAATTTCCGGAGGATGATCAGAGAAACCAATCTGTCTGTGGATGATCTGGTCTATCCCCTCTTTGTGGTCCCCGGCAGGGGAATCAAAAAGCCGATTGCTTCTATGCCCGGTCATTTCCAGATGTCCTGCGATCATATAGTCAAGGAAGTGCAGAAGACAAAAGAGATGGGTATACCGGCGGTGCTCCTTTTCGGCATTCCTGAGAAGAAGGATGAAGTAGCATCGGGCGCCTTCGCTAAAGATGGGATCGTTCAGCAGGCGATAAGGAAGATCAAGAACGGGGTTTCCGATATCCTGGTAATTACCGATGTTTGCCTCTGTGAATACACCAGCCATGGTCATTGCGGGATGATCAAGAAGGGGGATATAGATAATGACACTACCCTTGAGGTCCTTGCAGAAACCGCCATCTCTCACGCCAGGGCAGGCGCTGATATGGTTGCCCCTTCGGCCATGATGGATGGCCAGGTGAGCGCTATTCGGGAGACCCTCGATGAGGCAGGATATGAAGATCTGCCGATCATGGCCTACTCAGCCAAATACGCCTCCTGTTTTTATGGGCCTTTCCGTGAGGCCGCCGAAAGTACCCCGCAGTTTGGCGACAGAAGGTCCTATCAGATGGATGCAGCCAACAGTGATGAGGCGATCCGGGAGATGACCCTCGACGTGGAAGAGGGTGCCGATATTATTATGGTAAAGCCCGCCCTCCCGTATCTTGATATTATCCGTCGGGCGCGGGAGGAATTCGACTTACCCCTTGCCGCCTATAATGTCAGCGGGGAGTTTGCCATGATCAAAGCGGCTGCCGCTTCTGGCTGGATTGATGGGGAGAGGGCAATGATGGAGGTCCTGACCTCTATAAAAAGGGCCGGGGCGGATATCATCATCACCTATTTTGCCCGGGATGCGGCAGGAGTACTCCAGAGGTAATTTTGACCGGCCTTCAGTTAAAGCTTCCCGCACCAACCCGCCCGCGCGGCGGCAGATCAGTTTTCTTCTTCACGTAGGATATCTACAACCTCAAATTCTCTGATGCCTCCCGGTGTTTTGACCTTGATATTATCACCGATGCTCTTACCGATCAGCGCCTTTCCTATGGGAGAGGTTACAGAAATTTTATTTTCACTAACATCAGATTCAAGGGGACCAACCAGTTGATATTTTATGTCATTTCCTGTGGCGACATCTTCAATGACAACCAATGAGCCAAAGACGACCCTGTCATTGTTGAGACCCTTTAAGTCAATGATGTTTGACAGGGCAAGATTATTTTCCATCTCCTGCACCTTGCCCTGAATGAAAGCCTGCCTTTCCTTGGCCGCCGCATATTCTGCATTTTCCGATATATCTCCGTGGGCTCTGGCTTCCTCAATATCTCTTATATTTTCAGGTATTGAAACTGTCTTCAGATATTCCAATTCTCTCTTTAATTTTTCAAACCCCGCTTTTGTAATAGGTATCTTCTCCATACACCTTCTCCCCCTCCAATCACGGCTTCACATGACAGACTGGCAACCCTCTCGGTGCTCAATCGTAGCCATATTACCGTCCGTAATTTTTAATGGAGAAATTTACCGGTGTCAAGGGTGATTTGTCAAGGCTGTGTTATCCCTTTCTTGCGAAGTTTTCTGAATTGTGTTAAAAATTAAACCATTGAGTTGTTAACCATGCCGGCAAATGGAGTGTATCACGGGGCGTATGCTTGATAAATACGATAGGGATATTAATTACCTGAGGATATCGGTCACAGACAGGTGCAACCTTCGTTGCGTTTACTGTACCCCCAGGGAGGGGCGATCTCTGTTGGGACATGATGATATCCTCCGATATGAAGAAATACTAAGGGTCATCAGAGTGGCTGTGAAGATGGGGGTTGTCAAGGTCAGGGTGACCGGTGGTGAGCCCCTCGTCAGGCGTAGCATTGTAGATTTCATTGCCTCCCTGAAGACGATAAAAGGTATTGATGACATTAGCCTGACGACGAACGGTATCCTCCTTGAGGCATTTGCAGAGAGGCTCTTTAATGCCGGTATGAAACGGATCAATATAAGTCTCGATTCTTTGAATGCCAGCAAATACACCCGTATTACCAGAGGAGGTGATCTGGACGCAGTTCTTCGGGGTATTGATGAAGTATACAGGGTCGGTTTTTTGCCTATCAAGATCAATACTGTGGCCATAAAAGGATTTAATGACGATGAAGTGCTGGATTTTGCAAGACTGACCCTCTATAAGCCGTATCAGATCAGGTTCATTGAGTTGATGCCGATAGGTGAGGCAGGCATGGAGAATAACGGCAGATATCTATCCAACGATATCATTAGGGAGAGAATCAACAGGCTTTACCGGCTCGAACCTGTCAATGGCAATCAGGAGCCAGAGGTCGGAGGTCAGGGATTGCCGCTCAGTGGCCCTGCACGGATGTACAGGATTACAGGTGGTGTGGGAGAGATTGGTTTCATAAGTCCGGTAAGCCGCCAGTTCTGTCTATCGTGTAACCGGCTCCGTCTCACCGCGGATGGTCATCTGCGGGCGTGTCTACTTTCAGATGAAGAGGTAGACCTGAAGGGTCCGCTGCAGGACGGATGTTCTGATGTGGAGTTAGAAGGGCTTATAAAAAGGGTAATTGCCGGAAAACCGGTACAATACAGTATGGCCTGTAATGAAAACCACATCAAAAAATGCATGCGAGAGATGTCTTCCATAGGTGGATGAGGAGCGGCGAGAGGGGGGAAGAGATGATTTTTAGTGAGGAGATAGCCAGGTCTTACGATGACTGGCTTCAGACACCCATCGGGTGTTATATTGATGGGAGGGAAAAGGAACTGATCCTTGCTCTCACCGTGCCGAGGGACGGCGAGAGGCTTCTTGACGTGGGCTGCGGTACAGGTGAGCATCTGCTCCTCTTCCGGGAAAAAGGTTGTGATGTGACGGGGATCGAACCGTCACCATTTATGCTTGAAGTAGCCAAGCAAAAACTCGGCAATCGAGCAGACTTCCATAAGGGGAAGGCCGAGGATCTCCCCTTTTCCGATAATGAATTCGATATCGTAACTTTGATTACCTCTCTCGAGTTTGCCGATGATCCCGAAAAGGCGATATCAGAGGCCATCAGGGTGTCACGGGACCGGGTCTTTCTCGGCGTCCTGAACAAATACTCTCTCCTCGGTGCCCAGCGGAGGTTAAAGTTGTTCGGCCCATCTGTGTATCACAGTGCCCGCTTTTTTCATATTGCTGAATTGACTACTATGGTGAGGAATCAGCTCCGTGGTGTCCATATCAAGTGGGGAAGTGTTATTTTTCTGCCCTACGGCTGCTATAAGTTTGCCAGAGTCATGGAAGAATCTATCCCGGTAATGAAAAATCCCTTCGGTGCCTTTGTCGGTCTGTCGTTTCCCGTCACCTTTATGTACAGGACGGTCCAGGATATCATCAGGAAACCCTTTAAGATAAAGGCAGAAAGTAGATATCCGGCGCGGGGAATTGTAAAGGAAATGAAGGAATGATGCGAGAAGCTATGCTATATGAAAAGATGGATGACGGCAAGGTGAAATGCCATCTCTGCAGTCACAGGTGCAGGATCGTCCCTTCGAAGCGTGGTATATGCGGGGTGCGGGAAAACAGGGAAGGGATACTTTACACTCTGGTCTATGGGATGATCGTTGCGGAGAATGTTGATCCCATAGAAAAGAAACCTCTTTTTCATCTCTGGCCGGGATCAAGATCATTTTCCATCGCCACGGTGGGGTGTAATTTCCGTTGTTCCTTCTGTCAGAACCACGATATCTCGCAGATACCCCGGGAGACGGGAAACATTGCGGGACGGGAGACCTCCCCTGTAGATGTTGTGGAAAGGGCTGTGAGGACGGGATCGAGGACTATTGCCTACACCTACACGGAGCCTACCGTTTTTTTTGAATTTGCCTATGATATTGCCCGCATTGCCCATGAAAGGGGATTAAAGAATGTCTTTGTGACCAACGGTTTCATGACCGAAGAGACCCTGGAGGTTATTGCACCCTATCTGGATGCGGCCAATGTGGATATGAAGTCTTTCCAGGATGATTTTTATAAAAAAAGGTGCGGGGCACGTCTGACACCGGTTCTTACCAGCTTAAGGAAGATGAAGAGTCTGGGTATCTGGGTGGAGGTGACCACCCTTCTCATCCCCGGTTTAAATGACAGCGAAGAGGAACTCCGGCAGATTGCCGAATTCATTTATTCAATCGGGGCGGAGACCCCTTGGCATATCAGTCGTTTTCATCCACAATATAAAATGAATACATTACCTCTCACGCCTGTTGAGACGATACACCAGGCCGCGCGCATCGGCAAGGCGTGCGGACTTAAGTATGTTTATGTTGGCAATGTGCCGGGGGATGAGGGGGAGGATACGGTATGTCCCCATTGTGGGGAACTTCTCATAGACCGCTACGGCTTCTATATTGAAAAGATTCGTCTCCAGGGATCAAACTGCCCCCAATGCGGTACCGCTCTGGATGGGATATTCTAAGGGGTTACCGGGTTTTTCCAGTCCATATTTTCATCTTCGTAAGATTGAGACAGCACCTCCCTGGCCTTCTCGAGACAAGCGGCAGGAACCAGAATCTCCACTCCACCCAGGCCATCAATCGTGACTGCATAAATTGTCCCTGCTACGTCATATTTCAATCGGGTGGGGATACCTTCCGTCTTTAACCTTCCCATGATGATGTACGCATTGGTCATACCCGACGCCGTATGGACAATTTCCCATTTTTCCTCGTCCACCCTGTCATCTCCTCTCACTTTTTCCCGGGGGATCGCCGGGATAAACTCTGGCGGTCTCGTCTTACCATCTATGATCGTTACTTCTTATACCACTTTTTTCTGCGAATTCCCAGATTATCCTGGTTACCCATAACAAGAGGACCATGGAGGTCGCCGAGAACCTGTACGGCGTTACGATGGCCAGGCAAGGTATTTCCACCGTGGTTTCTGTAAATCTCAACTAATCCTTCCCCAGGATAATTCTACCCTTTACAACTCCTGATAAAAATGGTTATAGAGAAAATGCGACAATATCGCTGAAAGCTGTCAGGCATCAGCCAATACCGGGCAACTGAATAATTCCTGATGTCTGATAATGGAAGGGAAGGATTTGGAAATGGGCATGGAAGGGAGGAGTTTTTTTGAGAAGCTGAAAACAGGACTCGCCAAAACGAGGGAGATCCTTGTCAAAAACATTGATGGCATTATCTTTGGGGGAAAGGTTATTGATCAGAAACTCTTTGAAGAACTGGAAGAGGCGCTGATAACGGCTGATGTGGGGCCGGCCTTTACCTATGATCTGATAGAAAAAATGAAAGAGCGGGTCAAGAGAAGGGAACTTAAGAGTCCGGAACTGCTGAGAAGTATCTTAAGGGATTACATGATGGACATCCTGAGGAAAAACGAATCCCCCCTGCTTATCCCCCGGAATGAGCTCTTTACCATTATGGTGGTGGGGGTCAATGGAACCGGTAAGACCACCACCGTCGGAAAGATGGCGTATAGTTTTCAAGAGGAAGGGAGGTCCGTCTTGTTAGCTGCGGCTGATACTTTCAGGGCTGCGGCAATCGAGCAGCTTGAGATATGGAGCCAGAGGGTGGGAGTTCCCCTGGTTAAACAGAAGACCGGTTCAGACCCTTCCGCCGTTGTTTTTGATGCCCTGCATATGGCAAAATCTAACAAAATAGATACAGTCATCGTTGATACGGCAGGCAGGCTTCACACTAAGGTTAATCTGATGGAGGAGCTGAAGAAGATGAAGCGCATCATGGGAAGGGAGCTTCCCGGTGCCCCGCATGAGATCCTCCTTGTCCTTGATGCCACGACCGGCCAGAATGCCATTACCCAGGCGAAGATGTTCAACGAGGATATTGGTGTGACAGGAATCGTCCTGACCAAACTGGACGGGACGGCGAAGGGGGGGGTAATCATCAGGATTGCCAGGGAATTCAACATCCCGATACGGTATATCGGTATCGGTGAAGGTCTGGATGATTTGAGAAGGTTTGATAGTAAAGAATTTGTCAATGCCATTTTCGGGGAAAATTGAGGACTGGAGGTTCGGGTGATGAGGGGTGACCATACAAACAAACAAAGGTAACCCGACGATAACAAGATATGGGAAAGATATTTGCCATTGGTGATATCCATGGCTGCCTCTTCAAGCTGAAGGAGATGATGACCCTGATCGAGATCGATCCGGTGGATGATACACTTGTCTTTGTGGGAGATTATATTGACAGGGGCCCCGATGTCCGGGGGGTTGTTGATCTGATCCTCCATATCAAGAGGACCATTAACGACGTCATTTGTCTGATGGGAAATCATGAGCAGTTGTTCCTCGACTATCTTGACGACATGAATAAGGACCTCTTTCTGATCAACGGTGGGATGAGTACTATTTTGTCGTACGGTCTTATCGGGCGAGGGGATGGTGAGAAGAGGAACGTTCCGGAGACCCACATGCAATTCTTCACCACCCTTTATCCGTACTATGAGACAGATGATTACATCTTTGTCCATGCCGGTTTGAGGCCTGGCATTCCTCTCGCACAGCAGGACAGAGACGATATTTTATGGATAAGGAATGAGTTTATAGCTTCTGACTATGATTTTGGAAAGCTCGTGGTCTTCGGCCATACACCCCTTTCCGCCCCATTGGTGGATACAAACAAGATAGGAATTGATACGGGGGCTGTTTATGGTGGAAAACTGACATGTGTGGAGCTACCAGAAATTAAGATACATCAGGTCTGAAGAAGGGGGGCTTTTACTGTCTCTGTAGCGAATGTGTTGACACACGTTTATAATCGTGTTAGATTATGCGTGTTTTGACCGGAATAACCATTGCCCCCGTAGCTCAGTAGGATAGAGCAACGGATTCCTAATCCGTGTGCCGGGCGTTCGAATCGCCCCGGGGGTACCAGATAGATCTTAAGAAAATTGGCTTGATTTTTTAGTTCTTGAGGTAAACCAAGTCTCTCAAAGTGTTCTTGCCTTTTTATTTTGAGACCTTGTCTTCCCTTATACCGGACTGGCGGATCCATTCTGCAACCTCGCTGTCCTCTGTAAACGATGTGTCCAGAAGTACCATCGTCCAGAGAAAACGGTTGCCTCCGGAAGAGGACGCCCCGGAACGCTGAAGCTCCTTCTGGAGTTGAGCCTTCTGTTCATTGATTTCTTGAGTGATACGCTTTAAGTCCTGGTTTTGCGGGGCATTCCGTGCCTGCTTGAGGGCTTGAAGACGGGCATCAAGGTCGTTGGGATCTTTCACCAGGATCCTTCCTCCGGTAGCTTTTTGCATGGCCGGTTCCAGGTTTGGTGAAAGGAGTCCGAAAAAGGCAACCCTGATATTACCGACCTTTTTGATGATGTACGGTGGAAAGAACGATACCTTACTTGATGGGTCTATCAGGTTGGCCGAGATCAGAGGAAGGCCATGGGATGCTTCCTGCTGCAGGAAATCTATTCCATGGAGCAGGTCTCTATCTCCCACATTGATGGCAACAACTCCCATCCGCCTGTAGGCACGGCTGATCAGTCAGGCTACGGTAAGAGCCTGCTTAGGGTCCGCTCCTGTTCCAGTATCGAAAAAAAGGTGTCCCGCATCAACGACCAGAACCGGCTCTCCATCGGTTCTTATTTTTTCTATAAATATTATCCGCCGGGCGAGACCACCCAGTTCTTTGTTTCCTCAGATAGGACAGGGAAAGATGTGTCCAGTTAGATTGCCGGTGTGGATTATTGTCAATCGAAGGGCCTCGGCATTTCCATCAGTGGTTGGAAAAAGATGGAGGACGAGCAGAAACAACCCGAAGGAGTACAAAAAATTTTTCTTTATATATTTGAAATGCTTAGGCCACAAAGACAATCTCCCCCCGAATTTGAACATTATTTGACCCGGAAATGGAGCCAATTTTAGAGCTTCGCTGTGTCCCGAAAAGGCATGAGGGCTTCAGCCGCTAACTTTTACGGCTGGTCTTAGCCGTAAATATAGAGATAAGCTGCTTGACCTTCTTGTTTTTGCATTTAGGACAGCTGACTTTAGTTTTGTCGTGTTCGGAGATGCTCTGTATCAATGAAAATTTATGCTGACATTTTTCACACCGATAATCATAAGTGGGCATCTTAACTCCTCCTTTTTAGCATCTTTAGGTATTCCTTTGTGTTGCTATTTTAATAAATTAGCACGTATTGTCAAGCGCTGATAACGGGACAGTTATCATTCTATATTTTTTGCCTCCTCGATCAGCATGATAGGGATACCGTCTTTGATCTCATATAAGAGCTTGCACTGGTCGCAGATCAGACCATCTTCCGTTTCATTAAGGTAGATCTCCCCCTTGCATCTGGGGCATGCCAAAATATCCAGCAGTTCTTTACTGATAGCCATGTTTGCCTCCCTTTTTCCCCTGTTCGTATGGTCCCTCTCTTTAGATACGTTTATCAAAAAAATACCGCGTAACCGATGACGCCAAATTGGGTATCAATACCCCGGTTTGGTTTTGCAAGAGTTGCATTCGAGATATGCCGCAGACGGTAGCCAAGATTGATGGCCGAATTTTTTGTGAGGAAGAAATACAGGCCCGCCCCGATGGCATTGGAAAAGATAAATCCATTGGCCTGATCTCTTGTAACTACGGAAATGTAATGTGGTCCAACACTCCCTGATATGTAGGCGGACAACTTGTCCGTGAGGGGGTGTGTGTACTGAACACCCAGACCGATGCCAAACTCGAAGTCCGTCTCGGGGTCTGTGACGGGATTAAACTGGGGTTCAAGATAACCAGAAAGACTTCCCTTCCAGTCTTTCATTTTTGGGAAATATTTTTTCAGGTCTATACCGAGATGCCAGATGAGTAGAACAGGTTGATAGTGACCCTCGTTAATTTCGCTCGTTCCAAAACCGGTGATGAAGGCCGATTCGGTCAGTAACCTGTCCTTAATAGAAGGCCTAGCAGATGATTCTTCACCTCCATAGGCTAAGCCATGGAAAAGGATGAGAACTAAGAAAAAAAAAGGGCGGATGAAATGGCGTGGCTTCAATTTACCTTCTCCTTTCTGTGGGTAGAAAATTTTTCCTTCACCTCATGAAAGACATCTTCGGCGGTGATTTCATACATGCATTTTTTCGTGGCGCACTTCTTTAAGAAACACGGGCTGCACGGTAGTCCTTTTTGAATCACCGTATGTCCCTGTCCAAAAGGTCCTGTCCGGGAAGGATCGGTAGGCCCGAAAAGGGCAACAACCGGTGTTCCTACTGCCGCTGCGATATGCATGGGACCTGAGTCGGTCGTGACCAGAAGCGCGGCTAACTGGTAGAGATAGGCAAGATCCCGAAGGGTCGTCCTGCCTCCCAAATTAATAGAGGGAAGGGTCATCAGGGATTGAAGGCGATGGATCTTCTCGCACTCACTTCCCGTGAAGATGACTCTGACCTTCAATTCTTCCGTGATCAGATCACATAACCGGGCAAATTTTTCTTCTTCCCAGAGCTTTGTTTCCCAGAAAGCGATTGGGTTTACTACCACAAAACCATCTTTTCTGTCAATATGATTCGTTTTTAAGAGCTCTTCCACTCTTTCTCTGTTTTCCTTTTGGATGGGGATCAGGAATTCTGGTTCCCCCATATCTGCGCCCAGGTAGCGGAGAAAGTCGAGGTAGCGAAAAACGGCGTGTTTTCCCATATCCTCGGGGATTTTTTCGTTGAGAAACAGACCACTCAATTCCTGCATGCTGTGGTAACCCAATTTTCTCCTGCCGGAACTGAGAAGGACAATAACAGCGCTCTTCAGGAGTCCATGAAAATCAATGACCAGATCGTAGGGCCGTCCCCTTATCGCCTTGATGAAGGATCGGATATCTTTAATTGTTTTACCGATATGGCCTTTTTTAAGGTCTCTGATCCACCGCTTTCGGTGAGAGACGATTACCCTGTCCAGATACGGGTGTTCCTTGATCAGGTCTGATGTGGCCTCTTCGATAACCCAGGTGATATCGGCAGTAGGGTAGAGTTTGCGCAGCGCAGCAAGCGAGGGGAGGGTATGGACGACGTCACCAATGGCGCTCAATTTAACAATAAGAATATTCACCTCTTGCGGTCCTCTATGATCCACTTGACGGCATCGAGTATATCTTCGGCGGTATAGGCCGGTTTGATCCTTTGGCAGATGATCTCCTTTTCCGTTTCCGACCCGTAGCCCGTTCTGACCAGGACCCCTTTTGCCCCGACCCTGCCCGCCAGAACGATATCTTTAATCATGTCTCCCACTACGTAAGAACGGGCAAGATCAATATCCATATCTTCCGAGGCCCTGATAAGCATTCCCGGCTCCGGTTTCCTGCATTTGCAGGAGGCTAAATATTCCCCCTTTCCCTCCGTCGGGTGATGAGGACAGTAGTAAAACCCGTCAATGACAGCTCCTTTTTCCCGGAGCGTCTTCTCGATATGCCGGTGCACCGTCCTGACAAAATCCTCTTTGAAATACCCTCTTGCCACACCGGACTGATTGGTGATCACCACAGCCTTCATCCCGCTTTCGTTAATCGTCCTGATGGCTTCAGATGTATGGGGAAAGAGTATTAATTTTTCCAGGCTGTCCAGATATCCCACCTCTTCGACGATTGTCCCGTCCCTGTCCAGGAAGACGGCGGCATTTTTTTTCATACTTCACCCTTACTCACCACTGCTTGCCCATTGCTGTCCTGGCGGCCTCATAAACATCGTCAACCCCTATCAGCTCCATGCAGCGGAAATCGGTCGGGCATCTCTCCTTGAGGCAGGGGCTACAAGGGACACCCCTGTAGATGACGATACTATTGTCACCCACGGGGGAAGTGGTAACGGGGTTTGTTGACCCGAAGATGGCGATGGTGGGGATAGCCAGCGCCCCGGCGACATGCATCAAGCCGGAATCGTTGGTGATAAAGAGGTTGCACCGGACGATCAGGGCGATCGCCTCCTTCAGCTCGGTCTTTCCCGCCAGGTTGATCAGGGTATGTCTGGCCCTGTCGGTAACGGCATCGGCGCTCTCCCTGTCTCCGGGGCTTCCGAAGAGAATCACACCGGCGGAAAAGTCATCAATCAACCTGTCGGCAACGGCGGCAAATCTTTCGGGAAACCACCTCTTTGCCGGTCCGTAGGTGGCGCCCGGCGCCACACCTACGAGAGGACGGTTGTCTGTCATCCCATATTCATTGAGTAATCTTTCCGAGAGGAGATGGTAGTCCTTCCCCGGCCTGAGGTGGATATCCCTTCCCGCCGATTGGCAGCCCAGAGATTTGACCATTTCGAGGTAATAGTCAATCTGGTGCATTCTTCTGATGGCCTTCGTCCTCTTCACCGCGTGGGTCAGAAGGAGGCCCCTCCCGTCGGAATTGTATCCTGCCCTGATCGGAATACCGGCCAGCCAGGTAATGATGGCAGCTTCAATGGCGTTTTGCAGGAGGATGGCCATATCGAATCTCTTATGCTTCAGTTCCTTAGTTATTTTCAGCTTCCCCGTGATGCCCGCATGTATACCGGAACTGTCCAGCAGGATAATCTCATCAATATCGTTACAAATACGAAATATCTCCGCTACCCATGGTCTTGTTAGGACAGATAACTTTGCCCCGGGAAAAGTCTTCCTCACGGCGGCGATGGCAGGAAGATTCATCACGACGTCACCTATCCAGTTCGTTGCCCGGATAAGGATCTTTCCCACATTATGAAGAGGGATTTTTTTCGCTCCTCTGACCTTTAACGTTATTGGCTGATTAGTGGAGAGGGAGTTTTCCATGCTCGAGTTTTTCTAAGATCAATGTCTCAAATGCCTCCCCGGAAGGGACGATTTCCATTTCTACATGCAGGAGAAAAATCTCCTCCAGGAAGGAGGGGAAGTCCGCCAGTTTTATCCCA contains these protein-coding regions:
- the ahbC gene encoding 12,18-didecarboxysiroheme deacetylase produces the protein MIGISKLYCGAVEAADVLRYGRESGKLPSHLLQFSADKKPVVVWNTTRRCNLKCIHCYSSSQNIHYADELTTDEGKKLITDLAAFGCPVILFSGGEPLMREDLPELARFAVDQGMRAVISTNGTLITKEKAEVFREIGLSYVGVSLDGVKETHDRFRGVKGAFDTTMKGISICRDAGIKVGIRFTMNKKNAGDIPAIFDLLEKEDIPRVCFYHFVYAGRGSKLMEEDLSHEETRAALDLIMDRTRDLFIRSTPREVLTVDNHADGPYLYLRLLREDPRRAAEVMELLLMNGGNSSGHGIGCVSWDGEVHADQFWRGLSFGNVRQRPFGEIWMDTSNELMAKLKDKKHHLKGRCATCRWLAICGGNFRARAEAATGDIWAPDPACYLTDDEIKV
- the hemB gene encoding porphobilinogen synthase, producing the protein MYFPSYRPRRLRKNENFRRMIRETNLSVDDLVYPLFVVPGRGIKKPIASMPGHFQMSCDHIVKEVQKTKEMGIPAVLLFGIPEKKDEVASGAFAKDGIVQQAIRKIKNGVSDILVITDVCLCEYTSHGHCGMIKKGDIDNDTTLEVLAETAISHARAGADMVAPSAMMDGQVSAIRETLDEAGYEDLPIMAYSAKYASCFYGPFREAAESTPQFGDRRSYQMDAANSDEAIREMTLDVEEGADIIMVKPALPYLDIIRRAREEFDLPLAAYNVSGEFAMIKAAAASGWIDGERAMMEVLTSIKRAGADIIITYFARDAAGVLQR
- the greA gene encoding transcription elongation factor GreA, yielding MEKIPITKAGFEKLKRELEYLKTVSIPENIRDIEEARAHGDISENAEYAAAKERQAFIQGKVQEMENNLALSNIIDLKGLNNDRVVFGSLVVIEDVATGNDIKYQLVGPLESDVSENKISVTSPIGKALIGKSIGDNIKVKTPGGIREFEVVDILREEEN
- the moaA gene encoding GTP 3',8-cyclase MoaA produces the protein MLDKYDRDINYLRISVTDRCNLRCVYCTPREGRSLLGHDDILRYEEILRVIRVAVKMGVVKVRVTGGEPLVRRSIVDFIASLKTIKGIDDISLTTNGILLEAFAERLFNAGMKRINISLDSLNASKYTRITRGGDLDAVLRGIDEVYRVGFLPIKINTVAIKGFNDDEVLDFARLTLYKPYQIRFIELMPIGEAGMENNGRYLSNDIIRERINRLYRLEPVNGNQEPEVGGQGLPLSGPARMYRITGGVGEIGFISPVSRQFCLSCNRLRLTADGHLRACLLSDEEVDLKGPLQDGCSDVELEGLIKRVIAGKPVQYSMACNENHIKKCMREMSSIGG
- a CDS encoding class I SAM-dependent methyltransferase; the protein is MIFSEEIARSYDDWLQTPIGCYIDGREKELILALTVPRDGERLLDVGCGTGEHLLLFREKGCDVTGIEPSPFMLEVAKQKLGNRADFHKGKAEDLPFSDNEFDIVTLITSLEFADDPEKAISEAIRVSRDRVFLGVLNKYSLLGAQRRLKLFGPSVYHSARFFHIAELTTMVRNQLRGVHIKWGSVIFLPYGCYKFARVMEESIPVMKNPFGAFVGLSFPVTFMYRTVQDIIRKPFKIKAESRYPARGIVKEMKE
- the amrS gene encoding AmmeMemoRadiSam system radical SAM enzyme, yielding MMREAMLYEKMDDGKVKCHLCSHRCRIVPSKRGICGVRENREGILYTLVYGMIVAENVDPIEKKPLFHLWPGSRSFSIATVGCNFRCSFCQNHDISQIPRETGNIAGRETSPVDVVERAVRTGSRTIAYTYTEPTVFFEFAYDIARIAHERGLKNVFVTNGFMTEETLEVIAPYLDAANVDMKSFQDDFYKKRCGARLTPVLTSLRKMKSLGIWVEVTTLLIPGLNDSEEELRQIAEFIYSIGAETPWHISRFHPQYKMNTLPLTPVETIHQAARIGKACGLKYVYVGNVPGDEGEDTVCPHCGELLIDRYGFYIEKIRLQGSNCPQCGTALDGIF
- a CDS encoding DUF2007 domain-containing protein, which encodes MDEEKWEIVHTASGMTNAYIIMGRLKTEGIPTRLKYDVAGTIYAVTIDGLGGVEILVPAACLEKAREVLSQSYEDENMDWKNPVTP